The following proteins are co-located in the Clostridiales bacterium genome:
- a CDS encoding UPF0182 family protein, which yields MVVAAGFGGLVNFATDYLWFKELGYTSVFFKQLITQLEIGIPSFLIIMVLTYFYLRVLKRGYYKRVDTVDAPAVSEKTLNRISLGLGAAFGVLVTITTVTGLWFQILKYFNSSSFGVKDPIFGLDVSFYIFRLEFITQLNQIAIGIVLAFAALTLIYYFILLSMRRPKIFDQQANAQTNYSEYGEDGQSYRNNNNFGNAFNGLFGEAFGKFGQSFNGGQGFGGGGQSPFGNSSKNSSSKLNNENLKELLHIASNQLTVLGVIFFLMVGANFFLRQYDLLYSHTGVLYGAGFTDINVTLWVYRAMIVLSILAAIFFALGIKRKKYKMVFTVPIIMIILGAIGTGAAIGVQNLVVSPDEINKESQYLQNNITFTQYAYDLQGVTIKNFPATNSLTKQDIANNMGTIQNIRINDYEPAKKFYNQTQSIRPYYSFDGVDVDRYMINGEYTQTFLSAREIDETKIRQEWLNKHLKYTHGYGITLSRVDKVTASGQPDMLIDSIPPVSDVEEIDITRPEIYFGELTGNYILVKTNEEEFDYPSRGEEEDNVYTTYQGDAGIKLSFLNRALFAIKEQSLKLLVSTNITNESRIIINRNIMERAQKIMPFLQYDADPYIVTVDGKLYWIIDAYTTSSYYPYSEPYDLMRSNMNYIRNSVKVVVDAYNGDTSYYLVNDEDPIAATYAKIYPKLFKNFEEMPESLKAHIRYPNAMFNIQANVYKRYHMNDVKVFYQGEDLWDISNEIFGTEEVQMTPNYYVMKLPGESDVEFINSIPYTPSGKRNMTGLLVARNDGPHYGQLVLYQMPKDSFVDGPMQIESQIDQSPEISKEFSLWNSSGSTYIRGNLFIIPIENSLVYVEPVYLEASNTGSLPEVKRVIVAYGGRIAYEPTLGAALDSLFGAGTGTPAAPGEEPQEQPGGAHTSDELIRLANEAFENATRAQQNGDWSSYGQYLNQLKDYLNQLMPQETNDLDQQIPTDEQ from the coding sequence ATGGTGGTAGCTGCAGGCTTCGGAGGTTTGGTCAATTTCGCAACCGATTACCTTTGGTTTAAGGAGCTTGGCTATACTAGCGTATTCTTCAAACAGCTGATTACACAGCTTGAAATTGGAATACCATCCTTCTTGATCATCATGGTACTGACTTATTTCTATTTAAGGGTACTAAAAAGAGGCTATTATAAAAGGGTTGATACAGTGGATGCTCCTGCTGTAAGCGAAAAAACACTGAACAGGATATCCCTTGGCCTTGGGGCCGCCTTTGGCGTACTCGTGACCATCACCACTGTTACTGGGCTGTGGTTTCAAATTCTAAAGTACTTTAACAGCTCATCGTTCGGTGTCAAAGATCCTATTTTTGGTCTCGACGTATCCTTCTATATTTTCAGATTAGAGTTCATCACCCAACTGAATCAGATTGCCATCGGTATCGTACTTGCCTTTGCAGCACTGACTCTGATCTATTATTTTATTCTTCTATCCATGAGAAGACCGAAAATATTCGACCAGCAAGCCAATGCTCAGACAAATTACAGCGAATATGGTGAGGACGGCCAGAGCTATCGCAATAACAATAATTTTGGGAATGCTTTTAATGGACTGTTCGGTGAGGCCTTTGGCAAATTCGGGCAGAGTTTTAACGGAGGCCAGGGTTTCGGAGGGGGAGGACAGAGTCCCTTTGGGAATAGCAGCAAAAACTCCTCTAGCAAGCTCAACAATGAAAATCTAAAAGAGCTGCTGCACATCGCATCCAATCAGCTGACGGTGCTTGGTGTTATTTTCTTCCTGATGGTTGGAGCCAACTTCTTCCTAAGGCAGTATGATTTGTTGTATTCACACACGGGTGTACTTTACGGAGCCGGATTTACAGATATCAACGTAACTCTTTGGGTATACCGAGCGATGATCGTATTATCTATTTTGGCAGCGATCTTCTTTGCCTTGGGCATCAAACGTAAAAAATACAAGATGGTGTTTACTGTTCCTATCATTATGATTATTTTGGGAGCAATTGGAACCGGTGCGGCCATCGGGGTGCAGAATCTTGTGGTTTCTCCCGACGAAATCAATAAAGAGAGTCAATATCTGCAGAACAATATCACCTTTACCCAATACGCTTATGACTTGCAGGGCGTAACCATCAAAAACTTCCCGGCGACCAATAGCTTGACAAAGCAGGATATCGCCAATAATATGGGTACGATTCAGAACATTCGAATCAACGATTATGAGCCTGCAAAAAAATTCTACAACCAGACGCAGAGTATTCGACCTTACTATTCGTTCGACGGTGTCGATGTGGATCGATACATGATTAACGGAGAATATACCCAGACCTTCCTTTCTGCCAGAGAAATTGATGAAACAAAGATTCGACAGGAATGGCTTAATAAACATCTAAAATATACCCATGGATATGGTATTACACTTTCCAGAGTAGATAAAGTAACGGCAAGCGGACAGCCGGATATGCTTATAGACAGCATTCCGCCAGTATCAGATGTTGAAGAAATCGATATAACAAGACCTGAAATCTATTTTGGAGAACTGACCGGAAACTATATTCTGGTCAAAACGAATGAAGAAGAATTTGACTATCCAAGCAGAGGTGAAGAAGAGGATAATGTCTACACCACTTATCAAGGGGATGCTGGGATTAAGCTGAGCTTTCTCAACAGAGCCTTATTTGCAATCAAGGAACAGAGTCTGAAGCTGCTGGTGTCCACCAATATCACAAATGAATCCAGAATTATTATCAATCGAAATATTATGGAGAGAGCACAGAAAATCATGCCTTTCCTGCAGTACGATGCGGATCCGTATATTGTGACCGTTGATGGAAAGCTATATTGGATCATCGATGCGTACACAACAAGCAGCTACTATCCGTATTCGGAACCCTATGATCTGATGCGCAGCAACATGAATTACATCAGAAACTCGGTCAAGGTCGTGGTTGATGCGTACAACGGCGATACAAGCTACTATCTGGTAAACGATGAGGATCCTATTGCTGCCACCTATGCCAAGATCTATCCGAAGCTGTTCAAAAACTTCGAAGAGATGCCGGAGTCCCTCAAGGCGCATATAAGGTATCCCAATGCCATGTTTAACATTCAGGCGAATGTCTATAAGAGATATCACATGAATGATGTAAAGGTATTCTATCAGGGAGAGGACTTATGGGATATTTCCAATGAAATATTTGGAACCGAAGAAGTTCAGATGACTCCAAACTACTACGTCATGAAGCTGCCCGGAGAAAGCGATGTTGAGTTTATTAACTCCATACCATATACGCCTTCCGGCAAGCGCAACATGACAGGGCTATTGGTGGCAAGAAACGACGGGCCCCATTACGGACAACTGGTTCTTTATCAGATGCCAAAGGACAGCTTCGTAGACGGACCGATGCAGATAGAATCCCAGATTGACCAGAGTCCTGAAATCTCAAAGGAGTTTTCCCTTTGGAATTCGTCAGGATCAACCTATATCAGAGGAAATCTATTCATAATACCAATAGAAAACTCACTGGTATATGTGGAACCTGTTTATCTGGAGGCTTCAAACACAGGCAGCCTGCCTGAGGTTAAGAGAGTTATCGTAGCTTACGGAGGCAGGATTGCGTATGAGCCGACCTTGGGTGCGGCGCTGGATTCTCTCTTCGGAGCGGGAACCGGAACCCCTGCAGCTCCTGGAGAGGAGCCGCAAGAGCAGCCAGGTGGTGCCCATACTTCGGATGAGTTAATTCGTCTTGCAAATGAAGCCTTTGAAAATGCCACGAGAGCACAGCAGAACGGTGACTGGTCCTCTTATGGACAGTATTTGAACCAGTTAAAGGATTACCTCAATCAGCTGATGCCTCAGGAGACAAACGATCTGGATCAGCAGATCCCGACCGACGAGCAGTAA
- a CDS encoding phosphoenolpyruvate carboxykinase (ATP), whose translation MATNSRFERSRIAAGNVAYSASRTTIETAFYGNNVEKIFDLSKAYEMAANSAGTIITDMPVFEPETIGLPEGAKVLLFNDGETVGRFAGARIILGEKGVNEADYAAILREAVYGTRYKRMLHTQSYIGLDRDFMVRANLLVPETYENTLYNWLLNFQYLNSTYDEMYAKSAVLGTEPDIYILSDPDWKDPRYPNGIAYFDPEHNCAALLGLRYFGEHKKGTLTIAWGIASRCGYASCHGGLKRMVRKDGKKHVMGVFGLSGSGKSTLTHAKHDGKYDVTVLHDDAYVISSENGQAVALEPSYFDKTQDYPLTSPDNKFLITVQNCGATIDAEGKLVIVTEDIRNGNGRAIKSKLWAANRVDKMDESINSIVWLMKDPSLPPVVKLENPILASVMGAVLATKRTTAEKIADGVDKDALVFEPYANPFRTYPLSEDYEKFKALFEERGVQCYIINTGHFLEKKIPKEVTIGIIESIVDETAEFKAFGSMTDIKTIEIEGFVPDFKDKDYVDLLVRGMSNRINYLNSLYDYKGGRDYLPEEAKAAIAKLIEGHR comes from the coding sequence ATGGCAACAAATTCAAGGTTCGAAAGAAGCAGGATCGCCGCGGGAAACGTTGCGTATTCAGCCTCAAGGACAACAATCGAGACCGCGTTTTATGGCAACAACGTGGAAAAGATCTTCGATCTGTCCAAGGCATACGAAATGGCAGCAAACTCCGCAGGAACCATTATCACAGATATGCCTGTATTCGAACCTGAAACAATCGGTTTGCCCGAAGGAGCAAAAGTTCTTTTGTTCAATGACGGAGAAACCGTAGGGAGATTTGCGGGAGCAAGAATCATTCTCGGAGAAAAAGGGGTAAATGAAGCAGACTATGCGGCAATTCTAAGAGAGGCTGTATATGGAACCAGGTACAAAAGGATGCTGCACACCCAGTCCTATATTGGGCTGGACAGGGATTTCATGGTACGAGCCAACCTGCTGGTGCCGGAAACCTACGAGAACACGCTTTATAACTGGCTCTTAAACTTCCAATACCTCAATTCGACGTATGACGAGATGTATGCAAAATCCGCAGTCCTCGGAACCGAGCCGGATATCTATATCCTGTCAGACCCAGACTGGAAAGACCCTAGATATCCAAACGGTATCGCCTACTTCGATCCGGAGCATAATTGCGCAGCCCTGCTCGGACTGCGGTACTTCGGAGAACACAAAAAGGGAACTTTGACCATCGCATGGGGCATCGCAAGCAGATGCGGATATGCATCCTGCCATGGAGGCCTGAAACGGATGGTCAGAAAAGACGGCAAAAAACATGTCATGGGCGTTTTCGGACTTTCCGGTTCAGGAAAATCGACGCTGACCCATGCGAAGCACGACGGAAAATATGACGTTACCGTGCTTCATGATGATGCCTACGTAATCTCCTCTGAAAATGGGCAGGCGGTGGCACTGGAGCCATCCTACTTTGATAAGACACAGGATTATCCGCTGACCTCGCCGGACAACAAGTTTCTGATCACGGTGCAAAACTGTGGGGCAACCATAGATGCAGAAGGCAAACTCGTGATTGTGACAGAAGACATCCGAAATGGAAATGGCAGAGCAATTAAGTCAAAGCTCTGGGCTGCCAATCGTGTGGATAAAATGGATGAATCCATCAATTCCATCGTTTGGCTCATGAAAGATCCCTCTCTGCCTCCTGTGGTAAAGCTTGAAAATCCCATCCTCGCCTCGGTAATGGGGGCGGTGCTGGCTACAAAGCGTACCACAGCAGAAAAGATAGCAGATGGAGTCGATAAGGATGCTCTGGTCTTTGAACCTTATGCCAACCCATTCAGAACCTATCCTCTTTCGGAGGACTATGAAAAATTCAAAGCCTTGTTTGAGGAAAGAGGTGTCCAGTGTTACATAATCAATACGGGTCATTTTCTTGAAAAGAAAATTCCTAAGGAAGTTACCATAGGAATCATCGAAAGCATTGTAGATGAAACGGCTGAATTTAAGGCCTTCGGAAGCATGACGGATATAAAGACCATAGAGATAGAGGGTTTTGTTCCGGATTTCAAAGATAAGGACTACGTGGATCTGCTCGTCAGGGGAATGAGCAACAGAATCAACTATCTAAACTCCTTATACGATTATAAAGGCGGAAGGGACTACCTGCCTGAGGAAGCGAAGGCAGCCATTGCCAAGTTGATTGAGGGGCATAGATAG
- a CDS encoding radical SAM protein, whose protein sequence is MIVLGKTKEMIEAYGLRKAIAYLDSSPDENIPKVIDWIEKFDISHEYATPCRLAKEALSDPCSNWNILMKSLYTDIDDGVRKTIFENFIVNSLILRYRKKKELENKYNCNIPWTLLLDPTSACNLHCTGCWAAEYGDKLSMSYDQLDDIIRQAKELGMHMFIFTGGEPLVRKKDIIRLCEKHSDAVFSAFTNGTLIDEDFADEMLRVKNFIPAISVEGFEEETDLRRGKGTYQAVIKAMDLLKSKRLPFGFSTCYHRKNAEVIGSEAYIDEMIARGCKFAWLFTYIPVGKDAAEDLIATAEQREFLYHQIRKFRKSKPLFTMDFWNDGEYVKGCIAGGRCYLHINAAGDIEPCAFIHYANSNIKKQSLLEALQSPLFMQYRKNQPFSDNYLRPCPLLDNPEKLASMVHTSGAYSTDLQHPEDVDELCGRCREVAAAWKTRADDLWYENHAANDEPLASNQ, encoded by the coding sequence ATGATTGTTTTGGGTAAAACGAAAGAAATGATTGAAGCCTATGGTCTAAGAAAGGCGATTGCTTATCTTGACTCCAGCCCAGACGAGAATATTCCAAAGGTGATCGATTGGATCGAGAAATTTGATATCAGCCACGAATACGCCACACCATGCAGGCTAGCCAAGGAAGCCCTTAGTGATCCATGCAGCAATTGGAACATACTGATGAAAAGCCTTTATACCGATATTGATGACGGTGTGAGAAAAACAATTTTCGAAAATTTTATCGTAAATTCTTTGATCCTGCGATACCGCAAAAAAAAGGAGCTGGAAAACAAGTACAATTGTAATATTCCATGGACCCTTTTGCTTGATCCCACCTCTGCCTGCAATCTTCACTGCACAGGCTGTTGGGCTGCAGAATATGGCGACAAGCTCTCCATGAGCTACGATCAGCTGGATGATATTATCAGACAGGCAAAAGAGCTGGGGATGCATATGTTCATCTTCACCGGCGGCGAGCCGCTCGTGCGGAAAAAGGACATTATCCGTCTTTGCGAGAAGCACAGTGATGCCGTGTTTTCTGCTTTTACTAACGGAACCCTCATCGATGAGGACTTTGCTGATGAAATGCTCCGAGTCAAAAACTTTATCCCTGCAATCAGCGTTGAAGGCTTTGAAGAAGAGACAGATCTTAGGCGGGGCAAGGGTACTTATCAAGCCGTCATTAAGGCCATGGATTTGCTGAAGTCCAAACGGCTTCCCTTTGGCTTTTCCACCTGCTATCACAGAAAAAACGCCGAGGTGATTGGAAGCGAAGCCTATATTGACGAAATGATTGCACGAGGCTGCAAGTTCGCTTGGCTCTTTACCTATATTCCCGTTGGAAAGGATGCTGCAGAAGACCTCATTGCAACTGCTGAGCAGCGTGAATTTCTCTATCATCAAATCCGGAAATTCAGAAAGAGCAAGCCGCTTTTCACCATGGATTTCTGGAATGACGGTGAATATGTCAAGGGCTGCATTGCCGGAGGCCGCTGCTATCTACACATCAATGCAGCGGGTGATATTGAGCCCTGCGCGTTTATTCATTATGCAAATTCCAACATTAAAAAACAGTCGCTGCTTGAAGCACTTCAATCCCCGCTCTTTATGCAATACCGAAAGAATCAACCGTTCAGCGACAATTATCTGCGCCCATGCCCACTCCTTGACAATCCGGAAAAACTCGCTTCCATGGTGCATACTTCAGGCGCTTACTCCACCGATCTACAGCACCCGGAAGACGTGGATGAACTCTGCGGACGCTGCAGAGAAGTAGCCGCCGCCTGGAAAACCAGAGCCGATGACCTTTGGTATGAAAACCACGCAGCCAATGATGAACCACTGGCCAGCAACCAATAA